In bacterium YEK0313, one genomic interval encodes:
- the eryA_2 gene encoding Erythritol kinase has translation MSEGDLIIGLDAGTSVIKAVVFDLAGRQIAAAGTANLYRRDAAGVAVEQDLAQTWADVVAVIGRIGEKLPDLARRAVALAVTGQGDGTCLIGADGAPVAPAWLWLDTRAAAIVEEMAADGRRAAAYRSTGSGMNASNQSGHLVWLDRHRPDLLDRTDYACHVKDWLYLCLTGERVTDVSEAVFTFGNYRTRDYDADAIAAYGLTHRRRLLPPIVDSLTGRHHPLATAVADRLGLKAGLPVVLGYVDVLCTALAAGLHDEAGAAGISIVGSTGMHMRRADPATLDLLPEPSGYTMCFVPGSVARMQSNMAATINIDWLLDLTRQAAELLGHDFDRDQALAAFERVVAAERPAQALYHPYIDRAGERGPFVEARARAQIVGLSNAVGFGGILRSVYEGLAYAARDCFASIGGPPAELRIAGGAARSRTLKQIYASVLGVPVRDAERDEAGATGAAMMAAVALGIVPDMAACCRTWVAPTLGRVIAPDPDLGPVYDAGFAIYRSLRTEMRPHWHALAAMPRAPS, from the coding sequence ATGAGCGAAGGCGATCTCATCATCGGCCTCGATGCAGGCACCTCGGTCATCAAGGCGGTCGTGTTCGATCTCGCCGGCCGGCAGATCGCCGCGGCCGGCACCGCCAATCTCTACCGGCGCGACGCCGCCGGGGTTGCCGTCGAGCAGGACCTGGCGCAGACCTGGGCGGATGTCGTGGCGGTCATCGGCCGGATCGGCGAAAAGCTGCCCGACCTTGCGCGCCGCGCCGTGGCGCTCGCCGTCACCGGTCAGGGCGATGGCACCTGCCTGATCGGCGCGGATGGCGCGCCGGTGGCACCAGCCTGGTTGTGGCTCGACACCCGCGCGGCGGCGATCGTCGAGGAAATGGCGGCCGACGGCCGGCGCGCCGCGGCCTATCGCTCCACCGGCAGCGGCATGAACGCTTCCAACCAGAGCGGCCATCTCGTCTGGCTGGACCGGCACCGGCCCGATCTCCTGGACCGGACCGACTACGCCTGCCACGTCAAGGACTGGCTTTATCTCTGCCTCACCGGCGAGCGTGTCACCGACGTCTCGGAGGCGGTGTTCACCTTCGGCAACTACCGCACGCGCGACTATGACGCGGACGCCATCGCCGCTTATGGGCTGACCCACCGCCGCCGGCTGCTGCCGCCGATCGTCGACAGCCTGACGGGCCGCCATCATCCGCTCGCAACGGCTGTCGCCGATCGTCTCGGCCTGAAGGCCGGGCTGCCCGTCGTGCTCGGCTATGTCGACGTGCTGTGTACGGCGCTCGCAGCAGGGCTCCATGACGAGGCCGGGGCGGCGGGGATTTCGATCGTCGGCTCGACCGGCATGCACATGCGCCGCGCCGATCCGGCGACGCTGGATCTGCTGCCGGAGCCGAGCGGCTACACCATGTGCTTCGTGCCGGGTTCGGTGGCGCGCATGCAGTCGAACATGGCCGCCACCATCAATATCGACTGGCTGCTCGACCTCACCCGGCAGGCCGCCGAGCTGCTCGGCCATGATTTCGACCGCGATCAGGCGCTCGCCGCGTTCGAGCGGGTGGTGGCCGCCGAGCGGCCGGCCCAGGCGCTCTATCATCCCTATATCGATCGCGCCGGCGAGCGCGGCCCGTTCGTCGAAGCCCGGGCGCGCGCCCAGATCGTCGGCCTGTCCAACGCGGTCGGTTTCGGCGGCATCCTGCGCTCGGTCTATGAGGGGCTGGCCTATGCCGCGCGCGACTGCTTCGCCTCGATCGGCGGTCCGCCCGCGGAGCTGCGCATCGCCGGCGGGGCGGCCCGGTCGCGCACGCTCAAGCAGATCTATGCGAGCGTGCTCGGGGTTCCGGTCCGCGACGCCGAACGGGACGAGGCCGGAGCGACCGGTGCTGCCATGATGGCGGCCGTCGCGCTCGGCATCGTGCCTGACATGGCGGCCTGCTGCAGGACCTGGGTCGCGCCCACCCTCGGGCGGGTGATCGCGCCCGATCCCGACCTCGGCCCGGTCTATGACGCGGGCTTCGCCATCTACCGATCCCTGCGTACGGAGATGCGGCCGCATTGGCATGCCCTGGCCGCCATGCCGCGTGCGCCGAGCTGA
- the sugC_3 gene encoding Trehalose import ATP-binding protein SugC: protein MARLELDSVSKIYGPRPRGLVAVDRLSLALADGEVMALLGSSGCGKTSTLRMIAGFEEVSTGAIRVGGRDIHQLAPAKRNVAMAFEGYSLYPPLTVRDNIAFALLRDRTARDDVARRVAAIAALLEIEDVLGRYPVTIASGQQQRASLARALVREADLYLLDEPMSQLEPRLRAILRARIKDFLNSRRMTTVFVTHDQTEAIALADRIAVMEKGELMQYGTPEELKERPANLFVAGFIGEPAMNLYPAELNRDSGTLQVVVEKGRFVLPLVMAAGGLVKTALVNGLAGGRQLHLGLRPHRLTIGGGDITGEVIANFWLGDQSHLAIDVGGARVIATSDRPVEARLGERIGIGVPLAAMHLFDSGTGKALFHAGEPA from the coding sequence ATGGCCAGGCTCGAACTCGACAGCGTCTCCAAGATCTACGGCCCCCGGCCACGGGGCCTCGTGGCGGTCGACCGCCTGTCGCTGGCACTGGCGGACGGCGAGGTCATGGCGCTGCTCGGCTCGTCCGGCTGCGGCAAGACCTCGACGCTGCGCATGATCGCCGGCTTCGAGGAGGTCTCGACCGGCGCGATCCGGGTCGGCGGCCGCGACATTCACCAGCTGGCGCCGGCAAAACGTAATGTCGCCATGGCCTTCGAGGGCTATTCGCTCTATCCGCCGCTGACGGTGCGTGACAATATCGCCTTCGCGCTGCTGCGCGACCGGACCGCAAGGGACGACGTCGCGCGTCGCGTCGCGGCCATCGCCGCGCTGCTCGAGATCGAGGACGTGCTCGGCCGCTATCCCGTCACTATCGCCTCGGGCCAGCAACAAAGGGCGTCGCTCGCCCGCGCCCTGGTGCGCGAGGCGGATCTCTACCTGCTCGACGAGCCGATGTCGCAGCTCGAGCCGCGGCTCAGGGCGATCCTGCGCGCCCGCATCAAGGACTTCCTGAACTCGCGACGGATGACGACGGTCTTCGTCACCCATGACCAGACGGAGGCGATCGCGCTCGCCGACCGCATCGCCGTCATGGAGAAGGGCGAGCTCATGCAGTACGGCACGCCGGAGGAGCTGAAGGAAAGGCCGGCCAACCTGTTCGTGGCGGGCTTCATCGGCGAACCGGCGATGAACCTCTATCCGGCCGAGCTCAACCGCGACAGCGGCACGCTGCAGGTCGTCGTCGAGAAGGGCCGCTTCGTGCTGCCGCTGGTCATGGCGGCCGGCGGCCTGGTGAAGACCGCGCTCGTCAACGGCCTTGCCGGCGGGCGGCAGTTGCATCTCGGTCTGCGGCCGCATCGCCTGACCATCGGTGGCGGCGACATCACCGGCGAGGTCATCGCCAATTTCTGGCTCGGCGACCAGAGCCATCTGGCGATCGACGTCGGCGGCGCGCGCGTCATTGCGACATCGGATCGCCCCGTCGAGGCGCGCCTCGGCGAGAGGATCGGCATCGGCGTGCCGCTCGCCGCCATGCATTTGTTCGACAGCGGCACCGGCAAGGCCCTGTTCCACGCGGGAGAGCCGGCATGA
- the yoaD_2 gene encoding Putative 2-hydroxyacid dehydrogenase YoaD: MRPLEIAVIGDRFMLAEVFREEIERLAPAGSTVRTLELPWPDEPMHHGYSGEQASQGLDGLREYFGDPDAVVDFIGEAQAFVTHLAPVSGAMLARLKRLELIAVSRGGPVNIDAAAARAAGVKLVNTPGRNAGAVAEFTIGAILSESRLIRAGHEALRQGDWRGDLYRADMTGTELSEQVVGIVGYGQIGTRVVRLLKAFGCRILVADPYVQISATDRADGVEQVALETLLAEADIVTLHARVTPETAKFMNAAAFAAMKRGAIFVNTARGPLVDYDALYDALTSGHLRGAMLETFAVEPPPADWPLLKLPNVTLTPHIAGASTTTVRIAAAMIAEEVRRHASGEGALNPVA, translated from the coding sequence ATGCGCCCGCTCGAAATAGCCGTGATCGGCGACCGGTTCATGCTGGCGGAAGTGTTCCGCGAGGAGATCGAGCGTCTCGCCCCGGCCGGCTCGACCGTCCGTACGCTCGAGCTGCCCTGGCCGGACGAACCGATGCATCACGGCTATTCCGGCGAGCAGGCGAGCCAGGGCCTCGACGGCCTGCGTGAATATTTCGGCGACCCCGATGCCGTGGTCGACTTCATCGGCGAGGCGCAGGCCTTCGTCACCCACCTGGCGCCGGTATCGGGCGCCATGCTGGCCCGGCTGAAGCGGCTCGAGCTGATCGCGGTGTCGCGCGGCGGCCCGGTCAACATCGACGCGGCCGCGGCGCGCGCCGCCGGGGTCAAGCTGGTCAACACGCCGGGCCGCAATGCCGGCGCTGTGGCCGAGTTCACCATCGGCGCCATCCTCTCCGAAAGCCGCCTCATCCGCGCCGGCCACGAGGCGCTCCGGCAGGGCGACTGGCGCGGCGACCTCTATCGCGCCGACATGACCGGCACGGAGCTTTCCGAGCAGGTCGTCGGCATAGTCGGCTATGGCCAGATCGGCACGCGCGTGGTCAGGCTGCTGAAGGCCTTCGGCTGCCGCATCCTGGTGGCCGACCCCTATGTGCAGATCTCGGCGACGGACCGCGCCGACGGCGTCGAGCAGGTCGCGCTGGAGACCCTGCTCGCCGAGGCCGACATCGTCACCCTGCATGCCCGGGTCACGCCCGAGACGGCGAAATTCATGAACGCCGCGGCCTTCGCCGCCATGAAGCGCGGCGCGATCTTCGTCAATACCGCGCGCGGACCGCTGGTCGACTACGACGCGCTCTATGACGCGCTGACCTCGGGCCATCTGCGCGGCGCCATGCTGGAGACCTTCGCCGTCGAGCCGCCGCCGGCCGACTGGCCGCTCCTGAAACTGCCCAACGTCACCCTCACGCCGCATATTGCCGGCGCCTCCACCACCACAGTGCGCATCGCCGCGGCGATGATCGCCGAGGAGGTGCGCCGCCATGCGAGCGGCGAAGGCGCCCTCAACCCCGTCGCCTGA